One segment of Allorhodopirellula heiligendammensis DNA contains the following:
- a CDS encoding anti-sigma factor family protein translates to MQEDLLGYLLGALEPDEMRRVEQWLREDAEARRELAELERVLKRLEEADGFVEEQAPSPADLTPPADLVSRTLANLPPLPPFNPSANPEKAEQNEADSENEVSDSDWELPHASAQVFSDLSLSSTHEESGAQSWNLRDWGASVVAAIILLAIALPMLFEGRFAARKIACQNNLRELGVAMTQYADRNAQSRLPSVAPTGYQAFAGIYALLLHEAGLLDRPQQTLCPSIGTRRFEAVNWPLSLAPQEPSVAQRVPPMFVTLETLDEVGRELSLARSGTVGEPGNRHRLRLAIDNLHGIQMKSGGHYSYTLGVRDEGRFSSPRFESRSRFAVMSDAVIVRTHAPNPTTASHASYRFNVISHGGRGINLLYEDGHVGFIPSGSLDRIPDNPLVNHEGLLEAGVTVDDASLGPSWQPPFIHASQR, encoded by the coding sequence ATGCAAGAAGATTTACTCGGCTACCTGCTCGGTGCTCTCGAGCCTGACGAAATGCGTCGAGTTGAGCAATGGCTGCGCGAGGACGCCGAGGCCCGGCGGGAATTGGCTGAATTGGAGCGTGTGCTCAAGCGTCTCGAGGAAGCAGATGGTTTCGTTGAGGAACAGGCTCCGAGCCCTGCCGATCTAACCCCACCCGCGGATCTGGTTTCACGAACGTTGGCGAACCTGCCTCCGTTGCCCCCCTTCAACCCCAGTGCTAACCCTGAGAAGGCAGAGCAGAATGAGGCGGATTCTGAAAATGAGGTGAGCGACAGCGATTGGGAGTTGCCGCATGCCTCGGCGCAAGTTTTCAGTGATCTCTCACTCAGTAGCACTCATGAAGAAAGCGGGGCCCAATCCTGGAATCTGCGTGATTGGGGTGCATCCGTCGTGGCGGCGATCATTCTCTTGGCGATCGCACTGCCGATGCTCTTCGAAGGTCGATTCGCGGCCCGCAAGATTGCCTGTCAAAATAATCTGCGAGAGCTGGGTGTTGCGATGACGCAGTACGCCGACCGCAATGCGCAATCACGCCTGCCCTCGGTCGCGCCGACTGGCTACCAAGCATTCGCGGGCATTTACGCTCTGCTACTCCACGAGGCTGGATTGCTCGATCGTCCCCAACAAACCCTTTGTCCGTCGATCGGCACCCGTAGGTTCGAAGCAGTGAATTGGCCGTTGAGCTTGGCACCACAGGAACCCAGCGTCGCCCAGCGAGTACCGCCGATGTTCGTGACCTTGGAAACTCTCGACGAAGTCGGCCGGGAATTATCGCTCGCCCGCAGCGGCACCGTTGGTGAGCCCGGTAATCGACACCGCTTGAGGCTGGCGATTGATAATCTACATGGGATCCAAATGAAATCTGGTGGACACTATTCTTACACGCTGGGCGTTCGCGATGAGGGACGGTTCTCGTCGCCTCGATTCGAATCGCGATCTCGGTTTGCGGTGATGAGTGACGCTGTGATCGTACGAACCCATGCTCCCAATCCCACGACGGCCAGTCACGCCTCGTATCGATTTAACGTAATCAGCCACGGTGGGCGGGGCATCAACCTCCTCTACGAAGATGGCCATGTTGGTTTTATACCCAGTGGTTCGTTGGACCGTATTCCCGACAATCCCCTCGTCAACCACGAAGGGCTACTAGAAGCGGGTGTGACGGTCGATGACGCGTCACTGGGGCCGAGTTGGCAGCCACCGTTTATCCACGCGAGCCAACGTTAG
- a CDS encoding sulfatase family protein: MQFVHAATPVILALALSTQLAAPKRSAAAELKPTDRPNFVLIIADDIGFRDIGCYGSANARTPRLDELAGESLRLTNAFLTASSCSPSRASIITGRYPHNNGPASELHKPIPWHLPSVTGVLRANGYYTALSGKNHLSWDDAPQDADSPPSAFDHIDRGINKNASVKNTGGHGNWVQTIEDLPADQPFMLWLASFDAHRNWDADGQWDESKYGPQHRGDDLQLPPAFVDTPATRDDFASYLNEVTRFDHYVGEVIDKLKADDLWSNTYLFVLADNGRPFPRGKTRLNDDGMQTFLFLAGPTLAAPGTASNSLVSVIDIAPTILDLAKVDRPETFQGRSLTPLYTDSLATIRPYAFSEHNWHDYEALGRAVRDDRFLYVQNDRPQLPSQGPADSVRSPTHQDLLKAAAKGSALTDAQADVLRAPRPAQELYDRQTDPFQTNNLISLPEYASTRDRLAAALLKWRDETGDSAPDRITPDGFDRQTGLALKLGKKKRAEANQPPPGHDREATRRNAEGI, from the coding sequence ATGCAGTTTGTCCACGCGGCCACTCCCGTGATCCTCGCCCTCGCGTTGTCAACGCAGTTGGCAGCACCGAAGCGATCCGCAGCCGCAGAGCTCAAACCAACGGATCGGCCAAATTTTGTGTTGATCATCGCTGACGACATTGGGTTTCGCGATATTGGATGCTATGGCAGCGCGAACGCGCGGACCCCGCGTCTGGACGAACTCGCTGGCGAGAGCCTACGTTTGACCAACGCCTTTCTGACGGCGAGCAGTTGCAGTCCGTCGCGGGCGTCCATCATCACGGGACGCTATCCGCATAACAATGGTCCAGCGTCTGAACTCCACAAGCCGATCCCGTGGCACTTGCCTTCAGTAACGGGCGTCTTACGTGCCAATGGCTATTACACGGCGCTCTCGGGCAAGAACCACCTGTCGTGGGACGATGCACCCCAGGACGCGGACTCACCACCATCCGCCTTTGACCATATCGACCGAGGAATTAATAAAAACGCGTCCGTTAAAAATACCGGCGGGCACGGAAATTGGGTCCAGACGATTGAAGATCTTCCGGCCGACCAACCTTTCATGCTGTGGTTGGCCAGCTTCGACGCTCATCGCAATTGGGATGCAGACGGACAGTGGGACGAATCCAAATATGGACCGCAGCATCGGGGCGACGATCTGCAGTTGCCGCCCGCGTTCGTGGATACTCCCGCAACCCGCGATGACTTTGCATCCTACCTCAATGAAGTCACACGGTTTGACCACTACGTCGGCGAGGTAATCGACAAATTGAAAGCAGACGATTTGTGGAGCAACACGTACTTGTTCGTGTTAGCGGACAATGGCCGGCCCTTCCCACGCGGCAAAACACGCTTGAACGACGACGGTATGCAGACATTCCTATTCTTGGCGGGGCCGACCCTCGCGGCGCCGGGAACGGCGTCGAATTCATTGGTCAGCGTCATCGATATTGCTCCCACCATCTTAGACCTCGCCAAGGTGGATCGTCCGGAAACGTTTCAAGGCCGATCGTTGACGCCGCTCTATACGGACTCCCTAGCGACGATTCGCCCCTACGCATTTTCTGAGCACAATTGGCACGACTACGAAGCGTTAGGTCGAGCAGTCCGCGACGATCGGTTTTTGTATGTTCAAAACGATCGCCCGCAACTGCCCTCTCAGGGGCCCGCTGACTCGGTCCGCAGCCCCACGCATCAGGACCTCTTGAAGGCGGCAGCGAAGGGAAGCGCGCTGACCGATGCCCAGGCAGACGTCCTCCGAGCGCCGCGGCCTGCTCAAGAACTCTACGATCGCCAAACCGATCCATTTCAGACAAACAATCTGATCAGTTTGCCAGAGTACGCGTCGACCCGCGATCGACTCGCCGCAGCGCTATTGAAGTGGCGGGATGAAACGGGTGACTCTGCCCCGGACCGCATCACTCCCGACGGATTCGATCGCCAAACCGGGCTGGCGTTGAAGTTGGGCAAGAAAAAGCGTGCTGAGGCGAATCAGCCGCCACCGGGACACGATCGTGAGGCGACGCGTCGCAACGCCGAGGGCATCTAG
- a CDS encoding acetylxylan esterase, with amino-acid sequence MRLRSTLAIYAAIAFVFAALAPMAGGQTTSSLQVMPDGQRPPDSRLGELQTLNGHFPFEVPATKEEWLARADQLRNTILVATGLSPMPARTPLNAVIHGRLQRDGFTVERVYFESLPGHFVTGLLFRPDGASKNLGNPVDGKHAAVLCPHGHGGRMQRFSDAQIEKEIAAGAERFVQSGQTPKLARCAQLARMGCVTFMFDMLGYGDSQQISQDTVHKHAALRPEDQRPADGSLPTSWPLFSMDAELRLQTVMGLQTWNAIRALDFLASLADVDPERLGVTGGSGGGTQTILLGAIDPRVKVSFPNGMVSTSMQGGCYCENCSLLRVEAGNVELAALMAPRPMACTAANDWTKDMLDDGYPELQQLYELFGQTENVECADMLRFPHNYNYVSRSVMYPWMNGHLGLGIDTPIVEDDFAVITDADGAVWNVQHPQPTQVGVSHEQAVCEWMDEQAAAGLQAWWPNSADQVADYQARLGQAWRTILSLPMSSTEDLNASHVETRGDVLAFDGVNVTSGLLLNSRRDSAVPFASLRASTHDSSNASQRHVLVWLRDGGKQSLEQMSSDERKFVKQWISFGGELIVPDLFGQGELACDGNTADRQRVIADPRPFAAFTFGYNRTWMADQVADALDLLAYCSQQDAKSVSILGTGAAAPVALAAAALTEEEVAKAAVMLDGFRFIHADSYASPSFVPGAVKYGDVESLMVLAAPRALLIRDTESIEGRANQMYALTGRAENLQRLKPADDQLPVKELIEFVTSPTK; translated from the coding sequence ATGCGACTTCGTTCCACGCTAGCAATCTATGCCGCCATCGCCTTCGTATTCGCGGCACTTGCGCCAATGGCAGGTGGTCAGACCACCTCTTCACTTCAGGTGATGCCCGATGGGCAGCGACCGCCTGACAGCCGGCTCGGTGAGCTTCAAACTCTCAACGGTCATTTTCCATTTGAAGTTCCGGCTACCAAGGAGGAGTGGTTGGCTCGCGCAGACCAATTACGAAATACGATTTTGGTGGCGACGGGACTCTCACCGATGCCAGCACGGACACCGCTCAATGCAGTGATCCACGGCCGTTTGCAACGTGATGGATTTACCGTCGAGCGAGTGTATTTTGAGAGTCTTCCCGGACATTTCGTCACGGGTTTGTTGTTCCGTCCCGATGGTGCTAGCAAGAACCTTGGCAATCCAGTGGATGGTAAGCACGCTGCTGTGCTGTGTCCGCACGGGCACGGCGGTCGGATGCAGCGATTCTCCGACGCCCAGATTGAGAAGGAGATCGCTGCTGGTGCGGAGCGATTTGTGCAATCCGGTCAAACGCCGAAGCTAGCACGCTGTGCTCAGCTGGCGCGGATGGGCTGCGTGACATTCATGTTCGACATGCTCGGTTATGGCGACTCTCAGCAGATTTCCCAGGACACTGTGCACAAGCACGCGGCACTGCGACCTGAAGACCAGCGACCCGCTGATGGCTCGCTGCCGACGTCATGGCCGCTGTTCAGTATGGATGCGGAACTGCGACTGCAAACCGTGATGGGACTTCAAACATGGAATGCCATTCGCGCCCTTGATTTTTTGGCGAGTCTGGCCGATGTCGATCCAGAGCGATTGGGCGTGACCGGGGGCAGCGGCGGCGGGACGCAGACGATTCTGCTCGGCGCGATCGACCCACGAGTGAAAGTTAGCTTTCCCAATGGCATGGTCTCGACTTCCATGCAGGGCGGATGTTATTGCGAGAATTGTTCGCTACTGCGAGTCGAGGCAGGCAACGTGGAACTCGCCGCACTCATGGCGCCGCGACCGATGGCATGCACGGCGGCGAATGACTGGACGAAAGACATGCTCGATGACGGCTACCCCGAACTGCAGCAATTGTACGAATTGTTCGGCCAGACGGAGAACGTTGAATGCGCGGATATGCTGAGATTCCCGCACAACTACAATTATGTCTCACGCAGTGTCATGTATCCCTGGATGAATGGTCACCTCGGTCTGGGCATCGATACGCCGATTGTGGAGGACGACTTCGCTGTGATCACCGACGCTGATGGTGCGGTTTGGAACGTGCAGCATCCGCAGCCCACCCAGGTCGGCGTCTCGCATGAGCAAGCCGTCTGCGAGTGGATGGATGAGCAGGCAGCTGCGGGCCTTCAAGCGTGGTGGCCAAATTCCGCAGATCAGGTGGCGGACTACCAAGCACGGCTGGGACAGGCTTGGCGGACAATTCTCTCGCTGCCCATGAGTTCTACAGAAGACCTGAACGCGTCCCACGTCGAGACCCGGGGAGATGTGCTGGCGTTCGATGGAGTGAACGTAACCTCCGGGTTGCTCCTCAACTCGCGACGAGATTCTGCGGTCCCGTTCGCCTCACTGCGTGCGAGTACCCACGACAGCTCCAACGCATCGCAGCGGCATGTGTTGGTGTGGTTGCGGGACGGGGGCAAGCAATCGCTCGAGCAGATGTCATCAGACGAGCGAAAATTCGTGAAGCAATGGATAAGCTTTGGAGGCGAGTTGATCGTCCCCGACTTGTTCGGCCAGGGAGAGCTTGCCTGCGATGGCAACACCGCTGATCGGCAACGCGTGATTGCCGACCCACGCCCCTTCGCTGCATTCACATTTGGCTACAACCGCACCTGGATGGCAGATCAAGTCGCCGACGCACTTGATCTGCTGGCCTACTGCAGTCAGCAGGACGCGAAATCCGTGTCAATCCTCGGTACGGGCGCCGCGGCTCCGGTGGCACTCGCCGCGGCAGCATTGACGGAGGAAGAGGTGGCCAAAGCGGCCGTGATGCTTGATGGGTTCCGATTCATACACGCCGATTCGTATGCCTCACCGAGTTTTGTGCCGGGGGCGGTTAAGTATGGCGACGTCGAATCACTCATGGTGCTGGCGGCACCGCGTGCGCTGTTGATCCGCGATACCGAGAGCATCGAAGGTCGGGCGAATCAGATGTATGCGCTCACGGGCCGAGCTGAAAATTTACAGCGATTAAAGCCGGCAGACGACCAGCTGCCTGTGAAGGAACTCATTGAGTTCGTGACGTCGCCCACCAAGTAA
- a CDS encoding Gfo/Idh/MocA family oxidoreductase, translating to MTVKHSRRDILKTSTAAAAGLAFYHGASPRRISAAESPNEKLRLACIGVGGRGAANVSGVQSQDMVAFCDVDEVRAGGTFEKFPNVTRYTDYRKMFDKIGGELDGVVISTPDHTHFHPTYIAMEHDLNVYLEKPLAHNVFETRTLCDLAREKKIATQLGNQRHAMPNMHRVVELVQSGAIGKVREVHSWIGGDRGMPAVPTSKPPVPKTLDYDLWVGPAKFFPYEPTICPYGWRFWWEFGTGETGNWGCHILDIPYWSLGLKHPERVDASGPPVDELRTPKSMHVTYRFNENNQDAPIDLHWYLGTPTDLLQQHGLSGKGMNTVFLGSDGILVCGFGSRKLYPEEKFADFKAPEPFVPDSPGFYNEWIAACKGGPASTCHFDYTGPMAESVLLGNVAYRAGGFSWDAATMTTGDNPKAQSLIRTPYRQGWEI from the coding sequence ATGACAGTCAAACATTCTCGCCGCGATATACTCAAAACGTCCACGGCCGCGGCCGCCGGGTTGGCCTTCTATCATGGTGCTTCGCCGCGTCGTATTTCGGCGGCGGAGAGTCCCAATGAAAAACTGAGGCTGGCATGCATCGGTGTGGGGGGGCGTGGTGCTGCCAATGTATCAGGCGTCCAGAGCCAAGACATGGTGGCATTCTGCGATGTCGACGAAGTCCGGGCCGGCGGCACGTTTGAAAAGTTCCCGAACGTCACCCGGTACACCGACTACCGCAAAATGTTCGACAAGATTGGCGGCGAACTGGATGGGGTCGTTATCAGCACGCCGGACCATACCCATTTTCATCCGACGTACATCGCGATGGAACATGATCTGAACGTATATCTCGAAAAACCGCTGGCACATAACGTGTTCGAGACACGCACGCTGTGTGATCTCGCGAGGGAGAAAAAGATTGCCACCCAGCTGGGCAATCAACGGCATGCGATGCCCAATATGCATCGTGTCGTGGAGTTGGTTCAGTCTGGAGCGATTGGCAAAGTCCGTGAGGTGCACAGTTGGATCGGGGGAGACCGAGGTATGCCTGCCGTGCCGACTTCCAAACCCCCGGTGCCCAAAACGCTGGATTACGATTTATGGGTTGGCCCGGCAAAATTCTTTCCATACGAGCCCACGATCTGTCCGTACGGATGGCGATTTTGGTGGGAGTTTGGAACCGGTGAAACGGGTAATTGGGGCTGTCATATCTTGGACATCCCCTATTGGTCACTCGGCCTAAAGCATCCCGAGCGTGTTGACGCTAGCGGTCCTCCCGTTGATGAGTTGCGAACGCCCAAGTCGATGCATGTGACCTATCGTTTCAATGAGAACAATCAAGATGCACCGATTGATCTGCATTGGTACCTGGGAACGCCCACAGACTTACTGCAGCAGCATGGTCTCTCAGGCAAAGGCATGAATACGGTGTTCTTGGGCAGCGACGGGATTTTAGTATGTGGATTTGGCAGCCGGAAACTGTATCCAGAAGAGAAGTTTGCGGACTTCAAGGCCCCCGAACCCTTTGTTCCCGATTCTCCCGGTTTTTACAATGAATGGATCGCCGCATGCAAAGGCGGCCCCGCATCGACTTGTCACTTTGACTACACCGGCCCCATGGCTGAGTCCGTACTGCTCGGCAATGTTGCCTATCGCGCTGGCGGATTCAGCTGGGACGCCGCCACGATGACCACCGGTGACAATCCCAAAGCGCAGTCGCTCATTCGTACGCCGTATCGTCAGGGCTGGGAGATATAG
- the gatB gene encoding Asp-tRNA(Asn)/Glu-tRNA(Gln) amidotransferase subunit GatB, which translates to MSTSNRLAANRYPVTVVIGLEVHAQLKTKTKLFCGCTTQFGMPANTQVCPVCLGMPGALPVINREAIRLSVRTGLALNCSIPPLTKWDRKQYFYPDLPKGYQISQFDLPICADGYLNIADPADPDATRHIGILRAHLEEDAGKSMHDESAGVLDTKIDLNRCGTPLLEIVSQPDLRSSAEAKEYLSELKLLLTHLDVSDCEMQEGSLRADANVNLHLDVDGKKVATPIVEVKNLNSFRNVQRAIDYEIERQLIEWEDAGKTIDDAPKRTFGWDDVGERTFPQREKEESADYRYFPDPDLLPVRLPREWIEEIRESLGELPAITRTRLQNQYGLKFYDADVIVNQGPAMIAYFETAAERSGDPKKASSWIMQEVMRTIKDRDVDVESFPVPPTRLGELIHKIVDGKLDNARARDVFEYLLDHDESVDAALAALGIESVDDNDLLELCRELLADNPQVIADVKAGKQQAVGALIGKARGKNPNANPQAVRQTLLDLIAEA; encoded by the coding sequence ATGTCGACATCCAACCGCCTCGCCGCGAACCGCTACCCCGTGACCGTCGTCATCGGATTGGAAGTGCACGCCCAGCTGAAGACCAAGACCAAGCTGTTCTGTGGCTGCACGACCCAGTTCGGGATGCCCGCGAACACCCAGGTCTGTCCGGTGTGTCTGGGAATGCCGGGGGCGTTGCCGGTGATCAATCGCGAGGCCATTCGCCTGTCGGTACGCACGGGCCTGGCGTTGAATTGCTCGATTCCCCCGCTGACCAAGTGGGACCGCAAGCAGTATTTTTATCCAGACTTGCCCAAGGGCTATCAAATCAGCCAATTTGATCTGCCAATTTGTGCCGATGGATACCTCAATATCGCCGATCCTGCCGACCCCGACGCCACACGTCACATCGGGATCCTCCGCGCTCACTTGGAAGAGGATGCGGGCAAGAGCATGCACGACGAGTCAGCGGGAGTTTTGGACACCAAGATCGATCTGAATCGGTGCGGCACTCCCTTGTTGGAGATTGTCAGTCAGCCTGACTTGCGGTCGTCTGCCGAAGCGAAAGAGTATCTGAGTGAGCTCAAATTGCTGCTCACCCATCTGGATGTCTCCGATTGCGAGATGCAAGAAGGGAGTTTGCGTGCCGACGCCAATGTGAACCTGCACCTCGATGTCGATGGCAAGAAGGTCGCAACGCCGATCGTGGAAGTCAAGAACCTCAATAGCTTTCGCAATGTTCAGCGGGCGATCGATTACGAGATTGAGCGGCAGCTGATCGAGTGGGAGGATGCTGGAAAAACCATTGACGATGCTCCCAAACGAACGTTCGGTTGGGACGATGTTGGTGAGCGGACTTTCCCGCAGCGCGAAAAGGAAGAATCTGCAGATTATCGGTACTTCCCCGATCCCGATTTGCTGCCCGTGCGGTTGCCGCGAGAGTGGATTGAGGAAATTCGGGAATCACTCGGCGAATTGCCCGCCATCACCCGGACGCGGCTTCAGAACCAATACGGATTGAAGTTCTATGATGCCGATGTGATCGTCAATCAAGGGCCCGCAATGATCGCTTATTTCGAAACGGCCGCAGAACGCAGCGGTGATCCGAAAAAGGCGTCCTCATGGATCATGCAAGAGGTCATGCGGACGATCAAGGACCGTGATGTTGATGTGGAGTCATTTCCCGTGCCGCCGACTCGGCTTGGCGAGCTGATTCATAAGATCGTTGATGGCAAACTCGACAATGCTCGGGCACGAGATGTGTTTGAGTATTTACTCGACCACGATGAAAGTGTTGACGCGGCCCTGGCTGCCCTTGGGATTGAGTCGGTCGACGACAACGATTTGCTCGAACTGTGCCGCGAGTTGTTAGCGGATAACCCACAGGTCATCGCCGACGTCAAAGCAGGCAAACAGCAAGCCGTTGGCGCATTGATCGGGAAGGCCCGGGGGAAGAATCCCAACGCGAACCCGCAAGCCGTACGGCAGACCCTGCTCGACCTGATCGCCGAAGCCTAG
- a CDS encoding ADP-ribosylglycohydrolase family protein, whose product MIGAIVGDIVGSRFECSPTKYIDFELFSPDSRFTDDSVLTVAVADWMRLGGDLVDYFHEYVDRYPRAGYGGTFIHWAGGRDREPYGSWGNGSAMRVSPVAYAADTLAEVLDLAEQSARVTHNHPNGILGAMATAGCVFIARTGGSKDDVRRFVDAEIGYDLSRSIDEIRPYYEFDVSCEGSVPESITAFLDSNSFEHAIRLAVSLGGDSDTMACIAGAIAEPYYQGVPASIWSSASARLDPGFLGSVQEFRLAYPCPPIALV is encoded by the coding sequence GTGATCGGCGCCATTGTTGGTGACATCGTTGGTTCGCGTTTTGAATGCTCTCCGACGAAGTACATTGATTTCGAACTGTTTTCACCGGACTCGCGATTCACAGATGATTCCGTGCTGACGGTTGCTGTCGCGGACTGGATGCGGCTCGGTGGCGACCTGGTTGACTATTTTCATGAGTACGTCGACCGCTATCCCCGGGCCGGCTACGGTGGCACTTTCATTCATTGGGCGGGTGGACGGGACCGCGAGCCGTACGGCAGTTGGGGAAATGGTTCGGCGATGCGTGTGTCGCCGGTGGCGTACGCAGCCGATACACTTGCGGAGGTACTCGACCTTGCCGAGCAGAGTGCCCGGGTCACGCACAATCATCCCAACGGTATTCTTGGGGCGATGGCGACAGCTGGCTGCGTTTTCATTGCGCGGACGGGCGGTTCGAAGGACGATGTTCGGCGATTCGTAGATGCCGAGATCGGTTACGATCTCTCGAGATCCATCGACGAAATTCGCCCCTATTACGAATTCGATGTTTCTTGTGAGGGGTCGGTGCCCGAGTCCATCACGGCATTTCTTGATTCGAATTCCTTCGAACATGCGATTCGCCTCGCGGTCTCTCTTGGCGGTGATTCCGACACCATGGCGTGCATCGCCGGCGCGATCGCTGAGCCGTACTATCAAGGCGTTCCCGCATCCATCTGGTCGTCTGCCAGCGCGCGGCTCGACCCTGGGTTCCTCGGTAGCGTACAAGAGTTTCGCCTGGCATATCCGTGCCCTCCCATCGCCCTGGTATAA
- a CDS encoding phytanoyl-CoA dioxygenase family protein, which translates to MPTRLLNRFGYRIVREVVSPADCEHLGDAITKLLSADAVSRIENRQGDIVGGRNLIEYDWLWEPWIRNIQIARMIRDYASPKACVVRVLYFDKPPGQGWALSLHRDRTIAVREHHLLPAPFAKPTCKAGVPHVEATDEVMSQMLTLRLHLDPMRADNGPLYIVPRSHLPPQNGGIEPAATEGIQTIYCRAGDVFAMRPLLSHGSHATDPNTEFRRRVLHVEIAPRDLLPAPYQWHTAKLLSL; encoded by the coding sequence ATGCCAACGAGACTGCTCAATCGCTTTGGCTATCGGATTGTCCGTGAGGTTGTCTCACCGGCAGATTGCGAGCACCTGGGCGACGCAATCACCAAATTACTAAGCGCAGACGCCGTCAGCCGAATCGAAAACCGACAGGGAGACATTGTCGGCGGTCGCAACTTGATCGAATACGACTGGTTGTGGGAACCCTGGATTCGCAATATCCAGATTGCCCGCATGATTCGAGACTACGCGAGTCCCAAGGCATGCGTGGTGAGAGTGCTGTATTTCGATAAACCGCCCGGCCAGGGCTGGGCGTTGTCGCTGCATCGCGATCGCACGATTGCGGTGCGTGAGCATCACTTGCTCCCCGCGCCGTTCGCCAAACCGACCTGTAAAGCTGGTGTCCCCCATGTCGAGGCAACCGATGAAGTCATGTCGCAGATGCTGACATTGCGGCTGCACTTGGATCCAATGCGGGCGGATAACGGTCCACTGTATATCGTGCCGCGATCACATCTCCCACCCCAAAACGGTGGCATCGAGCCAGCCGCAACCGAGGGGATCCAGACGATCTACTGCCGCGCAGGTGATGTATTCGCGATGCGTCCGCTGCTCAGCCATGGTTCCCATGCCACGGATCCCAATACGGAATTTCGCCGCCGCGTGCTACATGTGGAGATTGCCCCCCGGGACCTTCTGCCGGCGCCCTACCAATGGCACACGGCCAAGCTGCTATCATTGTAA